A region of the Dermatophagoides farinae isolate YC_2012a chromosome 7, ASM2471394v1, whole genome shotgun sequence genome:
acaaaccaaaaaaaaaaaaaagaaaaagaaccagtgatgatgatgatgatgatgaacaaacaaaaataatcagccattcaataacaatgtcgtcattactattattgtcgattcattcatgttcAATATTCTGGTTGGCAtgatggcaacaacaacaacaaaaacaacaaaaacggcTGGTATAATTAATGCATTGCAACCATAGAGCTCTGAATGTCAtgtcacatttttttttctattatttctGTTGACCAGAATATTGTCtatttaactttttttttctcttcttgttcacttttcattttcattctgaccattgattttgttttcaataaacGGAAATCTTTAAcgttttcatttgttcgatttagttgaagatttttttgttttgtttctgtttctggTTTCATTAGTTTCGAAGGCGgtattataatatataaatggcCATAATAGAGTAATAACactcaacgatgatgataatgattagggtggaaaaaaagtagCCATATTGTTTCTATTTCTTTGTCTTATTCTTCACTGATGATTATTAgcttgtttttaattttttttttattttcgaacGTCAACCcaaaattcattccatttttgtttcgatcaTTATCCATCGTGTTTGGTTCCACATTGTTTTTGaatgggagaaaaaaaaacttaataGTTCGTTTGAAAGGGATTTCTGGTGGCTAAACATTGACGTTGACTTTTTATCTTTCGGtacattaccatcattatcgtcatcatcgtcatcatcatcatagttatCCATATTCCAAGCTCCAGTTAAGTAAAGGggccatttttttgaatgtcgCAAAATTAAAGACTTGTagtatattgatgatgatggttgatggttgatggtggtggtggtggtggtggtgctgcCGAACggaacgaaataaaaaaatgtgaacaaCAAGTTTTAATTACATACTACGGGTAAGAACCGTGCCAATTCACGTAGGACACACatgcacatacacacacacacacacacaatcatcgcttgaaaataaaaatttttttttctacttacCCGAGAATAATTATAGAGAACGATAACTAACACAAATAtgacaattcattcattcattcaaaaactCGAATGGTAATgcaacgttttttttcaaaatgatcaaacaGCCGAAAATTTGTTCCAAAATACGATTGTTGTCGTTTATTTTAcagcataaaaaaaaaatttttttttttcgtagcATTTCATGGAAACGAAAAACtaatcaatgaaatggactaaatgaatgaatgagttagtgaaattgaaaatgaaatggaaaaaaacaatgaaacaaaccaaaaaaaacgatcatcataatggtaATAAGTACATTTTCCAGTAGAATTCCATagaattgatcattttttttcaaattcaccaATATATATCAGCTTTGATTGTTCGAATCattcacaatgataatatgCTGCCACATAGTGgacaaaaatgtaaaatattCCATTTATCATTGTTAGTTTGTATCGTGAAAGTATACGATGATACTACTATtgtatcaataataaatcgatCACATGTTGGCCacgaaatcaaatcatcgtTGAATACAGacgaatttaaaaaaaaaaattttaattttttatcaaatttaaacactaaaaaaatagccaaaaaaatgccaccgaaaaaagatcaaaaagATTCAAATGATGTGGTTCTATTGTTGGGTCGTATGGCAACCAATCTTAAAGTTGGCATTGTTGGCGTTCCAAATGTTGGTAAATCAACATTCTTCAATGTTCTCACCAAAAGTCAAGCGGCAGCTGAGAATTTCCCCTTCTGTACTAttgatccaaatgaaaataagtatcactttttttgattcattttcgatCATATATTTCTacttgttttattttttgttttcctttTACGTCGAGTTCCAGTCCCGGATGAACGATTCGATTTTCTTTGTGAATATCACAAACCAGCCAGGTATGAtgtaaaatttataaatgtcAATATTTCTAATTTCCCATTTCATTCACAGTAAAGTTCCAGCGTTTTTAAACGTAGTGGACATTGCTGGCCTAGTGAAAGGAGCTAGCGAAGGACAAGGCCTAGGCAATGCTTTTCTATCACACATTAAAGCTTGTGATGCCATATTTCATCTTTGTCGTGCAttcgaagatgatgatgttaccCATGTAGAAGGTGATGTTAATCCAGTACGAGATATCGAAATCATTAATGAAGAATTACGGCTCAAAGATGAAGAACTATTGAATTCGGTGATTGAAAAACTTCGTCGATTTGTTGAACGTGGTGATAAAAAAGACAAAGCTGAATATGTAAGATGAATAGATTATCATAATATAGAtttatattaatattaataatttcgaaaaaaaccaataggacattttaatgaaaattaaacaatttttgGTCGATCAAAAAAGACATATTCGTTTTGGTGATTGGAATGCGAATGAGATTGAAATTCTCAATAAATATCTATTCATAACATCGAAACCAATGATCTATTTGGTCAATTTATCGGAAAAAGATTACATACgtaaaaagaataaatggCTTATTAAGATTAAAGAATGGATCGATGAACATGATTCACATGCAGTATTGATACCATTTAGTGGCctgtttgaaaataaattgttgGAACTAAGTGAAGATGAacgaaaatcattttgtgaattgaataaatgtcaAAGGTAAGCCGCCATCGTTTTCCATTCCTAATAAGTTTAATCTAATTctgatatttgaaaattaattatttagtgcattgaacaaaattatcgTCACCGGTTATAAGGCATtgcaattgatttatttttttactgCCGGTAAAGATGAAGTGAAAGCATGGACTATACAAAAAGGAACAAAAGCACCACAAGCAGCTGGCCGTATACATACTGATTTTGAAAAAGGTTTCATTATGGCTGAAGTGATGAAATTCGATGATTTCAAAGAGCATGGTAGTGAATCTGCAGTGAAAGCTGCTGGAAAATATCGACAACAAGGCCGTAATTATGTTGTTGAAGATGGTGATATCATTCTGTTTAAGTTCAATGCTGGTGCTGGTCTTAcatcgaagaaaaaatgagcacttttttcatcaaaaaaaaaaaaaataatgttttaatttgattgatcaaattttttttttcttatgaaaattaataaataaaaatgcatgatttgatttgattatttaaaaatatatttacaacaatttataaaaaaaagaaaacagaaaaaaaaataaaataaaaatcgggAACTATATTAAGTATATATAACCATGCCATTTATGAATGTGTTCATTAATCAACAAggaatgtgtgtatgtgtgtgtgtgatcacaatttttcaccagaatttccattattaCAACCCGGTGGTTTCAATAGattataataacaatgatcaGGAAATCTATCCAATTcaacatattcatcatcactaccGAATAGATTATCTAATAGACATACTAATTCACTGAATGATGGTCGATGATGTGGATTACGATCCCAACAATAGTACATTATATTATACATTTCACGTTTACAATGTTCAGGTTTTTCCAATCGATAACCTTCACTAACTTTTTTAATTACTTCGGATGCAGTCCAACCAGGATATGGTGTACATCCTAATGTTACAATTTCCCACATTAGAATACCAAAACTCCATACATCACTTTTGGttgtaaaaatgaaatctttCAATGATTCGATTGCCATCCATCGAATTGGTAAACGACCCTATCATATAAAGAGACAGAAATGAATGTAGGTCAACATCATTTAGAAATCATTTCTGTTAATGACTTACCTCAGATTTACGTTCATAGATTTCCTGATTATATTTGGCTAGACCGAAATCGGCAATTTTACATATTTTATTATGACCAACAAGAATGTTTCGTGCGGCGAGATCACGATGTATAAtctatatgaatgaaaattatggatgaaaaaaatgacaatccGTATGGACTTGATCAATTCAAAACTTACGCCTTTGGAAGATAGATATTCCATTCCTTTGGCAATCTGATATGCAAATGAAATCAGATCATGTGATTCAAGTTTTTCATGTGGTTGTTTACTACCATAGGCAATATCTTCACGACTATCGGCCAAATATTTTTGCAATTTACCATATGGTACATATTCCATTATCAAATAGACTGGATCACGTTCCGTACAACAAGCAATCAATGTGACAACATTTGGATGTGGATCAAGTATTTTCATCACTTGCAATTCATCAAGTAGATcacgtttttctttttcaccagcattttctttcaatgtttttacGGCTAcaatttgtgtttgtgttgctGCAGTTTGATTACCATTGAATGCTTCACATTTCCAAACTTGACCAAAACAACCTTGACCAAGAATGTGCATGAATCGTAGATGATGTCTAGGAAATTCccattgatttgaaattctaGAAATACCCATACCGCTATCGGCACTTGTTTCATGGAATTGACGTCCActatttttgaataatgaaacatCGAAATCGCCGGTAAAAGAACTGGTAGTTGTTTCGATACTTTcggatttattattgttgataattttatgtgaaaatgtttttattgcATTACGACTGGGCATACTACGTTTATGTATCCAACACCAGAATATTAGACATAAGGTCGGTACGAATATACTGACAAGAATGTATGGTCCTATTGGCCACAGAATATCGGTAAGTAATGAAGAATGTCTATGTGGCTTATCTTCCGTAGGCATCTgttcataatgatcatcacgaTGATCTACTACATCTGGTTTAACAgttattgattgttgatttttagtttcattttttgctcGATTATTGAATGTATTCAATTTGGTTATTGGTGGcctttgttttcgttgtggTCTCAACGTTTCCAATGGAACATCTTTAGGTGTGGGTGGATGATAAGGTCTTGTTTCAGTTTTGTTCATAAGAAtattatttgtattgaaaatCTGTGATGGTGGCAAATGAATATCgggaaaatgaacaatttgaCCTTTGTCAGTGGCTTTAGATACACTGATTACAGCTTCAATTTTGGCctatcaaaaacaaaaaaaaaacaaaaaaaaaaattcaaatgaatttttttctcaagaaaaaaaaacaacttacAGTCTGATGGCCATCATTGGCTTTGATGTACATGTTGAGAAAATTTCCACCCTGATTCAAatggttaaaaaaaaattaaaaattagaACAAAACACAATAGCTAATAATATTGAGGTTGGAGACATTAgcattatttattatttgtgatTGACTCTCTAACTGAGAAAGGGAGTCATTCGAAAAAAGAACGGAAAAATAAGTtcaacgataaaaaaaattcaggtCAAATCACGATGATTCGACAAGgaagcgagaaaaaaaacaaaaaatccattttgataaaaaaaaagaggtgATATTCTATAAAAGCTTTTTTCCagacttgttgttgttgttgttgttgtttaacccttatcatcatcatcattgattattatttacacCATCATCGCTACCACCCTTCGCCTCTTTTATCGCAATCAggtatgattattattattatgattaccTATGTTtgttatatatgaaaataaattaggTTACAccttttcttgtttttttttcttttgatcaatttttcggTATATACCAGATgcgtcaatgatgatgatgaccaaacaTCAACCGCAATTGAATcacgatttgattttgattaaagCTAGATTGGCAACCCATCTATATAGCTTATCTATTATATGGCctcaattcattttatgtatatttgaattgaaatcgaaattctatttttagtttgcaattacacacacacatatatatcgTCATTTGATTCGATGGCCATATCATCAAGAAGATGATCATATAAATACatacaacagaaaaaagagTTTGAAGAGAAAGCTAtattaatgatcatcattattcaagagagaaaaaaaaataaagattcgGGATATAATGGGAGACATATTTGCCAATCTGgttggtgatgaaaaaaaaaaattaagtaGGTCTCTCtcaacttgttttttttctattcatttaacgtttttttttcaaattcaagaCCTCTAACtaagtatgaaaaaaaagcagtCGTCTGTTTGTCTTTGCTATtaccaatcatcaaaatttacaGGATGATTTTcccagaagaaaaaaaaagttatttttGTCACAAGTTCTGGAAACCTAGTTATAATATGACGATCATGGTGGTTAAGCTATCAACCACCATCGGCATATTATGATATCTGAATAAATTGGTAGAACAAGGATGAAATGGACTTGGCTTAAATTTATCGTCAATTCGATGATAAGGAaatttccaacaacaacaacaaaaaattagaatggttagaaaaacagaaaatctTTGATCTGTAACAGATTGTAAATATCAAGTTCAAGTTGTTATATAAACGACGAAACAGATAGTGAACATAACGTAAAtcttaatgaaaaaaaaaccaattggataatgggaaaaaaattaatctgATAATATCGAACcgatttcacacacacacacacacactcatgcAAGCAAACATATCGatataatcgataatcaaaaaaaaaaaaaaaagatttttcttaCCTGACCAGCTAATGATTCCCGTACAAAAATCTGTCCAGTTTTTTCATCGATacgaaaatattttgatccaTCATTCCAATGTGCCGGATCAATACCATAGGTGATTATATCTTTTTCCTTATCGATCGTACGTACCATCGTTACCATTTGACCTATGTTGGCGATAAAAATAGAGATTAGAAGGattcatatttatataataaatcaatcaatcatacaTACCGACAGGTGTATTTTCGGACACGAATATTTCTCgtttaaaatcaaatactGGTGGACTATTGAATGCTATATATATGTAGTgtattcaagaaaaaaaaatgaaaaaccaattgaaaacatttgcaaaagaaaaaaaaattctcagaTTTCAAACTAGGGTTAACATTTCGACATTTTGACATATTACGATCGATtgcaacaaaacaaaaaaatttcacattcGCTTCGGGcaatacaaaataaaatcaaatggcaaatgtttttttttttcatatgtcTGTTTTCCCCTCTATTCATTTCGATCATTGACACCAAGAAtggatttttatatttacctgaaacaatcaatggtaatgatgataaacatgcGATTATAAtacagatgatgatactgATGATTCTGGTAGTAATATAATCAAAccttgttattgttgttaatgatgattgaaaataactttttgataataatgtggTGGCGTCGGTGGTGTTGATGGTGTTGTTGGTCTTATTTGACcatttaatgaatttatttgataattttcgtttcattttcatctttgttgttttctgtataatgatcatttcatcatcatgatcatgatcatgatcatcagcATTATGATGGCCACAACGTTCCATAAGTACAACAGATGATGAATACatgaataattattttgttgttgttgttgttgttgttttgttgttttgtgttAAATTATGTTaatcaaatgttgatgaaattttcaaatgatgaatttaaattaataaatcatAGATGACAGGCCATAGAATTtaatcattcacatttttgattgaaaacatttgtcAATGAAGattgtttttggtttattttcggcccgaaaaaaaattgagatcCGGGTATCatgtatacacacacacacgcacatacaCGGACGAAAgcgaaaatttttgtttttttgtttcaatgttcAAATCAAACTATTTCGAGAATGATGCTGCTTGaggcttgttgttgttggtgttgttcGATTCATTGAGTGGCCATtacattgttattattatagagAAAGGTATtcgaccaccaccatcatcatcatcgaatgttcGGTTTATTCGGGTTTTGCCcatagttgtttttttttcaaacgatGAGCTACTTTGTGGACCATTCTATCTAAATAAAATGTACAGCCACAAATAATTTCGGTTCTACAAGTCATTGATCGATAAAAGTAAAGCAAAGAGAGACATTAgacgagagagagagaaagaaatctttgatgatcaacaacagcaaaaataCTATACTATAGCAAGTTTAAGAGTCAATCAAAGTTGTTGGACGACtgtaaaatgagaaaaaaaagaaagaaatattTACCTGAGATAGTCTAAGATGATTggagtaatttttttttctcgtttcaGACATTGGTTACATTCTCCAATGtctttgttttgatgatgatgatgatagtggtggtggtggtggtggtggtggtggtggccatCGAAGCGACTAAAAGAggccaatcattttttttttttttttgaaagaataGCCagtctttctttttttttctaaatttcatttcacgtTCTCTTTTCGACCATTCACATTTGAGACTATCTCATTGAAAGAATGAagtcaaacgaaaaaaaaatcttcatcattcaagttcatttgattttagctcaattttttttctttgcttcgtctttttttctttataacAAGGTcgacaatcattttttttcttctacagTGCAGTTTTAGCATTCTCTTcttctatttctattttttcaaatgtggACATTTATTgctgaaaaaatattgttttttgtttctcttttcACAAATAACAATAGCAATGGTCaattaaaatattcatcacaCACAATGGACctggaaaattattataattttgggaaaaaaaattctgaaaaaccagaaaaaaattattattattattattgtttataatgatcatgagaaaattgtttttatttttttttttggccatacCTTTAGGCTTGAATTGTAATCGATTCATCGATCGATATTAACATCGAACacaggaaaaagaaaatgacgTATTATATGAACAGTTTATTAATTCATGAATCacatgattttgatttgaatttgtataATAGAATCGCCAgttcaaacaaataattcatGGAACACTGTATGCGTGATGGCAAGTACTCTATTTCTATACGAGAATATATTCCAAATGTTCCAAATGGAACGCTCGGACATGAGCAGAATGTTCTCTGAATGCAAttgtgtttatgtttgtATTTATATGTCtgcgttgatgatgatgatcaacatctCCATCTCAATTATATTGgaccaaaaaatttttttttcattgtcaatcatcatgtgaTTTAAAAACGTAATCACGTACAATGAATATGGACGATAAccaatcatcaccaccaccactgctattgtcatcatcaaaacaatcgTCAAAATTATCGGTAtcaacatcgtcatcatcatcatcatcatcattgataccGATCAATACattaattgaacaaattctCGTATCATTACGACAAGAATGGATTTCCGAATGTGATCAATTGTGCCAATTATTACAACGGCCACATCTGCTTGCTCTCATGCAAGTGGTCGATTGTGTTGCCCGTCAAATATTTGATGTTGAAATATTTGCCAATCTTGAAATGATTCTCGATAACACCAGTAAAagtaatttaaaaattattgaaaatcttGAAAACTATGACACTGCCAAATTGGAAACATTTCTCGATATTACCTCTGCCAAAACCATGAAACTAAAAATGCCCACTGCCACAACCACATTGGTATATTCAAcgccaagaaaaaaacgtcGACCTTGTCAAAAAATCATACAAGTCATCAAAAGTGATGAACCATTGGGTGTAACAGTTCGATTTGATGAACGAACTGGTGACATTATTCTTGCAAGAATATTGGTCGGCGGAGCAGCCTATCGAAGTGGTCTCGTACAAGTTGGTGATCATATTCTCGAAGTGAATGGAATTCCTTTACGTGGCCGTTCACATTTAGATGTGATAAACATATTGCAAcgtgaatcaatgaaaacgATTATAACGTTAAAAATTGTTGTCATGAACTGGCAACCATCATTCGATTCTACCGCTAATAGTCAGGCTTTAAAATCCTATCTGGTAAAAGCATGTTTCGATTACAAACCAGAACAAGATCCACAGATTCCTTGTCCATCCATAGGATTGGCATTCGATAAAGGTAGCATCCTGAATGTTTTGAATAAAGACGATGCCAATTGGTGGCAAGCAAGTAAACAGATTGAATTATCAAGTAAATCACGAATggaaatatttcaaataGCCGGTCTGATTCCTTCAAAAAGATTACAAGAACGACGAATCGTTGCCATTCGTGACATTAAAAGTCAACTTGATCGTGAACGTTATATACATATTCTTGGTGGATTATTGCCACTTCCATTTCGTAAGAATAAATGGTGTGCacagaaaatcaaaaaaatcatgtatGATTTAAGTGATTGTATCCGCTATGATCGTGAAGAGATCAGTACATATGAACCAGTGGCCAGATATTTTCCACGTTCAGATCATTGTCGTCCTATTGTTTTGGTTGGTCCTTCTGGTGTTGGATGTTCATTACTGATTAGCTTATTATGTCAACAAAATCCTAATCGATATCGTGAACCATTAGCTCATACAACACGTTATAAACGATTTCAGGAAAATGATtctatcgattattattttgtcaaTGAAGATTGGATGGAACATGAAATACAAACAggtaattttgtttgttattcaaAATATCGTGGCAATTATTATGGTCTACATCGAGATACAATCAAACAGATTGTCGATGCTGGTGCTGTTTGCATATTCAAAATGGATGCTCAATTTTTACGACTAGTTCATACAGCTGAATTCAAACCATACATTATATTCATACAGCCACCATATGACCtggatcgattgattgaaacaagaagccgtaattattatgatcattcaGATTCTGTTAGTAGTCAATATAGTCAACGAAAATCTAAACAACGATTTGCATATGAAATGCATCTAATGATATATGAATCACATAAATTACAAATATTGTATGGCCATAAATTTGATACcacattgatcaatgatgatctcAAGGAAACATTTAATCTACTGCTTGATACAGTACGAATGgttgaaatgaaaccaaCATGGATACCTATTGCATGGATTCAGCAACAGAATAAATCATTATGTCGAATTTAAACGTacgcacgcacacacacacacaaacacagacaaataatgaaaatttaatgtaaaaaaaatgaatttattaattttttttaaatggcaacaaaaacaacaacaaaaaaataaatgaataataataatttttatttaaatggtgataatattGTTCTTGAATTATTCGATTtagatggtgatgatctATGATGTTGTCTTTGTTtatgaatcatcaatgattttaatcgaccatgatgaatttgatttaaaattctCAATTGAATATCATTAAATATTGgctgatgattattttgatttttctgatGTTTGCTAAATGTTTTATCATAATTTCGACTAGTCTGTTGTTGTATtatatgatgacaaaatggacaattattagtttgattgtttgtgtatCGTTGTAAACATGTCCAATGAACAATATGATCACAATTATGGAAtgtaacaaatttttcaccatcatcaacatcatcatcattattattattttcattatcatcacataaTTCACAATGAATCATTGAACGACGAAATATTTTTGAACGAAATTTTAATCGTCGAAATTGTTCAATAAGTTGACGATGTTCAACCGACAGGATATTAGTTGTTAATTctaatagaattttttcataattataattcTCCAATATACATAGAAGCATTTCACGAAAATCACATATTGTATCGGATtgtttgagaattttttccataattaTATCTAAAAATAGaaccaaattcaaatgagTAAGCATTTCACTTATAAGTGT
Encoded here:
- the LOC124496652 gene encoding tyrosine kinase receptor Cad96Ca-like, whose protein sequence is MYSSSVVLMERCGHHNADDHDHDHDDEMIIIQKTTKMKMKRKLSNKFIKWSNKTNNTINTTDATTLLSKSYFQSSLTTITRFDYITTRIISIIICIIIACLSSLPLIVSAFNSPPVFDFKREIFVSENTPVGQMVTMVRTIDKEKDIITYGIDPAHWNDGSKYFRIDEKTGQIFVRESLAGQGGNFLNMYIKANDGHQTAKIEAVISVSKATDKGQIVHFPDIHLPPSQIFNTNNILMNKTETRPYHPPTPKDVPLETLRPQRKQRPPITKLNTFNNRAKNETKNQQSITVKPDVVDHRDDHYEQMPTEDKPHRHSSLLTDILWPIGPYILVSIFVPTLCLIFWCWIHKRSMPSRNAIKTFSHKIINNNKSESIETTTSSFTGDFDVSLFKNSGRQFHETSADSGMGISRISNQWEFPRHHLRFMHILGQGCFGQVWKCEAFNGNQTAATQTQIVAVKTLKENAGEKEKRDLLDELQVMKILDPHPNVVTLIACCTERDPVYLIMEYVPYGKLQKYLADSREDIAYGSKQPHEKLESHDLISFAYQIAKGMEYLSSKGIIHRDLAARNILVGHNKICKIADFGLAKYNQEIYERKSEGRLPIRWMAIESLKDFIFTTKSDVWSFGILMWEIVTLGCTPYPGWTASEVIKKVSEGYRLEKPEHCKREMYNIMYYCWDRNPHHRPSFSELVCLLDNLFGSDDEYVELDRFPDHCYYNLLKPPGCNNGNSGEKL
- the LOC124496682 gene encoding obg-like ATPase 1, with protein sequence MPPKKDQKDSNDVVLLLGRMATNLKVGIVGVPNVGKSTFFNVLTKSQAAAENFPFCTIDPNESRVPVPDERFDFLCEYHKPASKVPAFLNVVDIAGLVKGASEGQGLGNAFLSHIKACDAIFHLCRAFEDDDVTHVEGDVNPVRDIEIINEELRLKDEELLNSVIEKLRRFVERGDKKDKAEYDILMKIKQFLVDQKRHIRFGDWNANEIEILNKYLFITSKPMIYLVNLSEKDYIRKKNKWLIKIKEWIDEHDSHAVLIPFSGLFENKLLELSEDERKSFCELNKCQSALNKIIVTGYKALQLIYFFTAGKDEVKAWTIQKGTKAPQAAGRIHTDFEKGFIMAEVMKFDDFKEHGSESAVKAAGKYRQQGRNYVVEDGDIILFKFNAGAGLTSKKK
- the LOC124496660 gene encoding MAGUK p55 subfamily member 7-like → MNMDDNQSSPPPLLLSSSKQSSKLSVSTSSSSSSSSLIPINTLIEQILVSLRQEWISECDQLCQLLQRPHLLALMQVVDCVARQIFDVEIFANLEMILDNTSKSNLKIIENLENYDTAKLETFLDITSAKTMKLKMPTATTTLVYSTPRKKRRPCQKIIQVIKSDEPLGVTVRFDERTGDIILARILVGGAAYRSGLVQVGDHILEVNGIPLRGRSHLDVINILQRESMKTIITLKIVVMNWQPSFDSTANSQALKSYLVKACFDYKPEQDPQIPCPSIGLAFDKGSILNVLNKDDANWWQASKQIELSSKSRMEIFQIAGLIPSKRLQERRIVAIRDIKSQLDRERYIHILGGLLPLPFRKNKWCAQKIKKIMYDLSDCIRYDREEISTYEPVARYFPRSDHCRPIVLVGPSGVGCSLLISLLCQQNPNRYREPLAHTTRYKRFQENDSIDYYFVNEDWMEHEIQTGNFVCYSKYRGNYYGLHRDTIKQIVDAGAVCIFKMDAQFLRLVHTAEFKPYIIFIQPPYDLDRLIETRSRNYYDHSDSVSSQYSQRKSKQRFAYEMHLMIYESHKLQILYGHKFDTTLINDDLKETFNLLLDTVRMVEMKPTWIPIAWIQQQNKSLCRI